A genomic region of Halobacteriovorax sp. JY17 contains the following coding sequences:
- the rpsK gene encoding 30S ribosomal protein S11, producing the protein MVKKTAGKKKVKKNIPHGICHIQCSFNNTIVTFTDPNGGAIAWASAGQLGFRGSKKSTPFAAQVASADAAKKAMEHGLSSVDVRVKGPGAGRENAIRALIGVGLRITSVADKSPIPHNGCRAPKRRRV; encoded by the coding sequence ATGGTTAAGAAGACTGCTGGAAAGAAAAAAGTCAAAAAGAATATTCCACATGGCATCTGTCATATTCAATGTTCTTTTAATAATACAATAGTTACTTTTACTGATCCAAACGGTGGAGCAATTGCATGGGCGTCAGCTGGGCAACTTGGCTTCCGTGGATCAAAAAAATCTACGCCATTCGCGGCTCAGGTTGCTTCAGCTGATGCAGCTAAGAAAGCAATGGAGCACGGGTTAAGTTCTGTAGACGTAAGAGTTAAAGGTCCTGGAGCGGGTAGAGAAAATGCGATTAGAGCTCTAATAGGTGTTGGACTTAGAATTACATCTGTTGCAGATAAGTCACCAATTCCACATAATGGATGTCGTGCACCGAAAAGAAGAAGAGTTTAA